The proteins below are encoded in one region of Telopea speciosissima isolate NSW1024214 ecotype Mountain lineage chromosome 10, Tspe_v1, whole genome shotgun sequence:
- the LOC122641804 gene encoding signal recognition particle receptor subunit alpha-like: MLEQLLIFTRGGLILWTCKELGNALKGSPIDTLIRSCLLEERSGDASYNYDAPGVAYTLKWTFHNDLGLIFVAVYQRILNLLYVDDLLSMVKREFSQIYDPKRTAYNDFDDIFRQLRKEAEARTEEMKKSKQAAKPVSNLSRKQGQAAAQKAGSEGGVKQKNGASGKDGGDGDYKKGRKSENGYSNGIGIEESHAAGVVKNKENGSSENGAFDVNKLQKLRSKVGKKSDTVSKVPKAEPKKKGPKKNRVWDESPQESKLDFTDPADERGDENIAVIADQGESMMDKEEIVSSESEAEDDEEIEKDNKGNAKKKGWFSSMFQSIAGKANLEKSDLEPALKALKDRLMTKNVAEEIAEKLCESVAASLEGKKQASFTRISSTVQTAMEEALVRILTPRRSIDILRDVHVAKEQGKPYVVVFVGVNGVGKSTNLAKVAYWLLQHKISVMMAACDTFRSGAVEQLRTHARRLQIPIFEKGYEKDPAIVAKEAIQEAARNGSDVVLVDTAGRMQDNEPLMRALSKLINLNNPDLVLFVGEALVGNDAVDQLSKFNQKLADLSTSPTTRLIDGILLTKFDTIDDKVGAALSMVYISGAPVMFVGCGQSYTDLKKLNVKSIVKTLLK, encoded by the exons ATGTTAGAGCAGTTACTTATATTTACGAGAGGAGGTCTGATCCTCTGGACATGTAAGGAGCTTGGCAATGCTCTTAAGGGATCTCCAATCGATACTCTGATCAGATCCTGCCTCCTGGAGGAACGATCAGGCGATGCTTCTTACAATTACGATGCTCCCGGGGTGGCTTACACCCTCAAGTGGACTTTCCATAATGATCTTGGTCTGATCTTTGTTGCTGTCTACCAACGGATTCTTAATCTTCTGTACGTCGATGATCTTTTGTCTATGGTGAAGCGCGAGTTCTCACAGATTTATGATCCAAAGCGCACAGCCTataatgattttgatgatatatTTCGGCAGCTTCGGAAGGAGGCTGAAGCGAGGACGGAGGAAATGAAGAAATCAAAGCAGGCGGCCAAACCTGTGAGCAATTTGAGTAGGAAGCAGGGACAGGCTGCCGCTCAGAAGGCTGGATCGGAGGGTGGCGTTAAGCAAAAAAATGGTGCTTCAGGAAAGGATGGCGGAGATGGCGATTATAAAAAAGGCCGTAAGTCGGAGAATGGATATTCCAATGGTATTGGGATTGAAGAATCTCATGCGGCTGGTGTTGTAAAGAACAAAGAGAACGGAAGTTCCGAAAACGGGGCTTTCGATGTAAATAAACTTCAGAAACTAAGGTCCAAAGTTGGAAAGAAATCAGATACTGTTAGCAAGGTTCCCAAGGCGGAGCCAAAGAAAAAGGGTCCAAAGAAAAATAGAGTTTGGGATGAATCACCTCAAGAGTCAAAGTTGGATTTTACGGATCCGGCAGATGAGAGAGGGGACGAGAACATAGCAGTTATTGCAGATCAAGGTGAAAGTATGATGGACAAGGAAGAAATTGTTAGCAGTGAAAGTGAGGCTGAAGACGATGAAGAGATAGAGAAGGACAACAAGGGTAATGCAAAGAAGAAGGGGTGGTTTTCATCAATGTTCCAAAG CATTGCGGGGAAGGCAAATCTAGAGAAGTCAGACTTAGAACCAGCTCTGAAAGCTCTTAAGGACCGGCTGATGACCAAGAACGTG GCTGAGGAAATAGCTGAGAAACTATGTGAATCAGTAGCAGCTAGTCTTGAAGGGAAAAAGCAGGCATCGTTTACAAGGATATCTTCGACAGTTCAG ACAGCAATGGAAGAGGCTCTTGTTCGTATTTTGACTCCTAGACGCTCCATTGACATACTGAGGGATGTACATGTTGCCAAGGAGCAAGGGAAACCATATGTAGTTGTCTTTGTTGGTGTCAATGGAGTCGGAAAATCAACCAATCTCGCCAAG GTTGCATATTGGCTTTTACAGCACAAGATCAGTGTCATGATGGCTGCATGTGATACATTCCGTTCAGGAGCCGTTGAGCAGCTTCGAACTCATGCCCGTAGGCTCCAG ATTCCTATATTCGAGAAGGGTTATGAGAAAGATCCGGCTATTGTTGCCAAGGAAGCCATCCAGGAGGCTGCGCGCAATGGTTCAGATGTTGTTCTTGTTGATACAGCAGGGAGGATGCAG gaCAATGAACCACTGATGAGGGCGCTGTCCAAGCTCATCAACCTTAACAATCCAGATCTAGTCCTGTTTGTTGGAGAAGCAttggttgggaatgatgctgtTGATCAACTATCTAAGTTCAATCAG AAACTAGCAGACCTCTCTACCTCACCAACTACCAGGTTGATTGATGGAATCCTGCTCACAAAGTTTGACACCATTGATGACAAG GTTGGAGCTGCCCTTTCTATGGTTTATATCTCAGGAGCACCTGTGATGTTTGTTGGCTGTGGACAGTCCTACACAGACCTTAAGAAGCTCAACGTTAAATCCATTGTCAAGACCCTCCTTAAATGA